The Streptomyces bacillaris sequence AGGCGGCGCGACAAGGAGGCCATCAGCCACCACTACGACGTGGGCAACGACTTCTACGCCCTCGTCCTCGGCCCCTCCATGGTCTACTCCTGCGCCTACTGGGAGGACGGCGGCACCCTGGAGGAGGCCCAGCGCGACAAGCTCGACCTGGTCTGCCGCAAGCTCGCCCTGAAGGAGGGCGACCGCCTCCTGGACGTCGGCTGCGGCTGGGGCTCGATGGCCATCCACGCCGCCCGCGAGTACGGGGCGCGGGTCACCGGCATCACCCTCTCCCGGGAGCAGGCCGCCCACGCCCGCAAGCGCATCGCGGAGGAGGGGCTCACCGACCGGATCGAGATCCGCGTCCAGGACTACCGGGACGTCGCCGACGGACCGTACGACGCGATCTCCTCGATCGGGATGGCCGAACACGTCGGCTCGGTCCGCTACCGCGAGTACGCCGACGTCCTCTTCGCCCTCCTCAAGCCCGGCGGACGGCTGCTCAACCACCAGATCGCCCGCCGCCCGGAGAAGGACGAGGACGCCTACCGCATCGACGAGTTCATCGACTCCTACGTCTTCCCCGACGGCGAACTCGCCCCGGTCGGCCGCACCCTCTCCCTCCTGGAGGAGGCCGGGTTCGAGGCCCGGGACGTCCAGGCGCTGCGCGAGCACTACGCGCTGACCCTGCGCCACTGGGTGGCCAACCTGGAGCGCCACTGGGAGGAGGCCGTACGGGCCACCTCGCCGGGCCGGGCCAGGGTCTGGCGGCTCTACATGGCCGCCTCCGCGCTCTCCTTCGAGCGCAACAGGATCGGCGTCAACCAGATCCTCGCGGTGCGCCCGCAGGACGGCGGCTCCGCCCGCCTGCCGCTGCGCTCCCGGGCCTGGACGGAGAAGCCGGGGGCCGACCCGTACGCCTGACGCGCGCACGGATGACCTGCGTACGCCTCCGGTACGGGCGAGGGGCCGGTGCACCGCTCTCCAGCGGTGCACCGGCCCCTCGTCGTCCCTGCGTCCCGGCCTCCCCGGGCCCCGGCTACTCCGTCTTGATCGCCGTCAGCATGTTGAGCTTGGCGGCGCTGCGGGCGGGCCACAGCGAGGCGAGGACGCCCACCAGGCCGGCCAGGGCCAGGAAGACCGCGAGGCGGTCCCACGGGATGACCAGGGCGTAGCCGGGGATGTCGTCGGCCAGGGTCTGGCCGATCGCCCAGCCGAGGAAGACCCCGAGCCCGACGCCGATCACCGCTCCGAAGACCGAGATGACGACGGCCTCCAGACGGATCATCCGCTTCACCCGGCGGCGGTCGAGACCGATCGCCCGCAGCATGCCGATCTCCTGCTGGCGCTCGAACACCGACATCGCGAGGGTGTTGACGACCCCGAGGACCGCGATCAGCAGGGCCATGGCGAGCAGCCCGTACATGATGTTCAGCGCGGTGTTGATGAAGCCGCCGAACATGTCACGGATGTCCTGCCGGTCCATGACGCTCATCGCCGGGTTGTCACCGAGCGCGTCCACGATGGACTGCTCGTTGGCCTTGCTCGCACCGCCGTCGGCCTTGATCCAGATCTCGCGGATCTCGGGGCGGGAGGAGGCGCTGTGCCGGTCGGCCATCTCCTTGGGGATCACGAAGGTCGACAGGAAGTCGTTCTCCTTGTAGACCGCCCCGATCGTGATCTCGCCCTTCTTGTCGTCGTCGAACTTCACCGGGAGGGTGTCGCCGGTCTTCCAGCCGTTCGTCTTCGCGGTCTTGGCGCCGACGGCGACCTGACCGTCCTTCAGCGAGGCGAGCGAACCGGAGACGGTGTCCAGCGAGAAGACCTTCTCCACATCGCCCGGGTTGACGCCGGAGGCGGACTGGTACTCCCCGTCGACCTCGAACCAGGCCGCCTGCTGCGGCGAGATCGCGGAGACGCCGTCGGCCTTCGACAGGGCGGTGAGCGCCGACTCGTCGAGCGAGTCCCCACTGGCCATCGTGACCATGTAGTCGGCCTTGATGTTGTCCGTGGTCATCTTGTCGATGGCCTGGCCGAGGGTGACACCGAGGACCGAGATGCCGGTGACCAGGGTCAGCCCGATCGCCAGGGCGGAGGCAGTGGCTCCGGTACGCCGCGGGTTACGGACCGCGTTCTGCGAGGCCAGCTTCCCGGAGACGCCGAACAGCTTCTTCAGCAGCGGCCGCACCAGGGCGATGACCGGGCGGGAGAGCAGCGGGATCAGGATGATGATGCCGATCAGGGCGAGGAAGGCGCCGGCCGCGACCAGGTAGCGGCCGTTCGTCCCGCCGGTGCCCGCACCGGCGACGATGCCCACGGCACCGGCCAGGGCGATGAAGCCGCCGATCGAGTTCCGTACGACGAGCGACTTGACGGTGGCGGTGGCGTGCACGCTGCTCATCGCCGCGACCGGGGCGATCTTCGCGGCCCGGCGGGCGGGCAGCCAGGCGGCCAGGACGGTGATCAGGATGCCGACGGCGAAGGCGGAGACGACCGCGGTGGTCGAGACGACCAGCGGACCGGCCGGGATCTTGCCGCCGAGGAGCCCCATCGCGGAGCGCAGCCCGGTGGCGAGGCCGAGGCCGAGGAGGAAGCCGATGACGGAGGCGAGCAGCCCGACGACGGCGGCCTCGATCAGCACGGAGCGCTTGATCTGGCGGCGGGAGGCGCCGATGGCGCGCATCAGGGCCAGCTCACGGGTGCGCTGGGCGACCAGCATGGTGAAGGTGTTGGCGATGAGGAAGATGCCGACGAAGAGGGCGATGCCCGCGAAGGCCAGCAGCATGGTGTTGAGGCTGGTGAGCCCGGACTCGATCTGCTTGGCCTGCTCGTCCGCGAGGGCCTTGCCGGTCTGGGCGGTGGCCTCCTCCGGCAGCAGCGGGGTGATCGCGTCCAGCAGCTTCTGGTCGGAGGCGCCCGCGTCGGCGGCCACGGTGGCGTTCTGGAAGACACCGGGCTTCAGGTAGAGGTTCTGGGCGGTCGCGGTGTCGAACAGCACCAGGCTGCCGCCCGCGTTGACCGCGCCGTCCTCGGTGGTGAAGACACCGGAGAGGGTGTACTCCTTCACCGGGCCGTTGGTGGCGACCCGCACCGGGTCGCCCACGCGGTACTTGCCCTTGGCGGCGGTGTCCTGGTCGAGCGCGATCTGACCGGCCTTCACCGGGCCGCCGCCCTGGGTGAAGTCGTACGCGGAGTCCTTGCCGTCATCGCCGGGGGCGAAGTTGCCGCCGGTGTTGGACCAGCCGTTGCCGATGAGCTTGCCGTCGGGGTCGGCCACGCCGGCGAAGCCGCTGACCCGGCCGGTGACCGAGGCCACGCCGTCCACGGCGCGGATCTTGTCCAGGGTCGCGGCGTCGAGGCCGGGGGTCTTGTCGTCGCGCCCGCCGGCGTGGGTCTCCACGGCGACGGCGACGTCGTCGTAGCTCTTGGCGGACTGGTTGCGGAAGGCGTTGCCGAGGGTGTCGGTGAAGACGAGGGTGCCGGAGACGAACGCTACGCCGAGCATGACGGCGAGCACGGTCATCAGCAGCCTGGCCTTGTGCGCGAGCACATTGCGCAGGGCGGTACGGAACATGTCTGTGTGTCCTGGGATGGGTGCCGGAAGGGGGACGTGGAGCGCGGCGGGCGGGTCTCGGTGCGGCGGGCCGTCGGACGGCGGCCGCTCCGGCCGACCGCGGGGGTCAGCTCGTGCGGCCCTTCGCGTCGAACGCCTTCATCCGGTCGAGGACCCGGTCGGCGGTCGGCTGGATCATCTGGTCGACGACCGCGCCGTCCGCGAGGAAGATCACCCGGTCCGCGTAGGAGGCGGCCACCGGGTCGTGGGTCACCATCACCACGGTCTGGCCCAGCTCGCGCACGGAGTTGCGCAGGAAGCCCAGGACCTCGGCGCCGGAGCGGGAGTCCAGGTTCCCGGTCGGCTCGTCACCGAAGATGATCTCGGGCTGCGAGGCCAGGGCACGGGCCACGGCGACGCGCTGCTGCTGACCGCCGGAGAGCTCGGTGGGCCGGTGCTTGAGCCGCTCCGAGAGCCCCACCATGTCGATGACCTTCTGGAGCCACGCGGCGTCGGGCTTCCGGCCCGCGATGTCCATCGGCAGGGTGATGTTCTCCAGCGCGGTCAGCGTCGGCAGCAGGTTGAAGGCCTGGAAGATGAAGCCGATCTTGTCCCGGCGCAACTGCGTGAGCTGCTTGTCCTTCAGCGTGGACAGCTCGGTCTCGCCGATGCGCACCGAACCGCTGCTGAAGCTGTCGAGACCGGCCACGCAGTGCATCAGCGTCGACTTGCCGGAGCCCGAGGGGCCCATGATCGCGGTGAACTCGCCCTGCGGGAAGTCCACGGTCACCCGGTCCAGGGCGACGACCTGGGTCTCACCCTCGCCGTAGACCTTCGACAGCTCCGTGGCGCGGGCGGCCACCGTGGTGGTGCGGTGAACGGTGGGAGTGGTGGTCACAGGGACGCTCCTGGTTCGGGTGATGCGGATGCATACGGGGACGCGGCCCGCGCTGACGGCGGTGCCTCGGGGACTACTCCATCGTCACGTCCCGACGGCCCCCGGTCGTCACTCCCTATGCCCGTTCCCGTGGCCCTCTTGAGTCGCATCACCGGGGTGGAGGGGTCCTCCTCGGGTATGACACCGACCCCGAGGCTTCATCCGAGGGGCGGTCCGATGACTCAGGGTGATCTCCGCCGGCGGGCCGCGCGGACGCCCGCGGACGCGGAGCGGGCGGTCTCCCGGCCGGGCCGGAACCCGAGGGTGGCGGACCCCCTGGCGAACCATGGCGCGCACCTGGCGCATTGGGCCGTACGGGTGCGGCGACTTTCCGTCAATCCCGTACAGCCTGTTGCCGACCGGTAACCGGTGTGGGTGCGTGGTGAGACCGCGCGTATGTGCTGACGGTCCCTCAAGCGGTCAATAAAATAGGACAACATCGCGCCACTGTTCCGCTGATCGGGGGACGCCCCCGGATAGGGTCAGTTGCCAACGCGGAGCCGCGCGGCACGCCCGGATGGTGGAACGTAGACACGGCGAGCTTAAACCTCGCTGCCCCTCGGGGGCGTGCCGGTTCGAGTCCGGCTCCGGGCACCACGATTCTCACAGGGTGTGACCAGGTGTGACGGGCCGCGGACGGAGCGGGGTCTCCCGGGCCGGGAACGCGTCCGTACCGCCCCCGGACGGCCTACCGTGATAAAGATCCTCCCCTGGCACTAGGGTGCTTCTTTTGCCTACCCATTACTCTTGTCGCAAGGCCACGCAGTGTGGCCATGGAGGAGTGAGATGAGGAGCAGCAACCCGGTCTTCTCGCGACGGGGGTTCAGCCGCGACAACGGCCACGCGAGCTTCAACGCGGCGCCGCAGGCCGGGGCCGCCACGGCGGGGACCAACCCGTTCGCGCAGGGCACCGCCGCAAACCCGTACGCCACCAACCCCTACGCCCAGGGCACGCAGCCCGGCGCCCCGGCGCCCGCGCGCACCGACGCGATGACCATCGACGACGTGGTGACGCGTACGGCGATGACGCTCGGTCTGGTCGTCGTGGCCGCCGCCATCGCCTGGTGGACCATGCCGGTCGACGAGGGCAACCTCGGCACCGCCTACGGTGTTGCCATCGGCGCCGCGATCATCGGCTTCGTGCTGTCGCTGGTGAACTCGTTCAAGCGCCGGCCCTCGCCGCCGCTGATCCTGCTGTACGCCGCCTTCGAGGGTGTCTTCCTCGGCATCGTCAGCAACATCGTCAGCGTCTACGTCGCCCCCGGCGCCGCGATGCAGGCGGTGCTCGGCACGATGGCGGTCTTCGCCGGTGTGCTGATCGCCTACCGCACCGGTCTGATCCGGGTCACGCGCCGTTTCTACGGCTTCGTGATGGCCGCCGCCATCGGCTTCATGCTGCTGATGATGGTCAACCTGCTGTTCGCCGTCTTCGGCGGCGGTGACGGCCTCGGCTTCCGCAGCGGCACGCTCGGCATCATCTTCGGCATCGTCGCCATCGTGATCGGCGCCTGCATCCTCGCCCTCAACTTCAAGCAGGTCGAGGACGGCATCGCGTACGGCGCTCCGCGCGAGGAGGCATGGCTGGCCGCCTTCGGCCTCACCGTGACCCTGGTGTGGATCTACATCGAGATGCTGCGCCTGGTCGCCATCCTCAGCGGCGACGACTGACCGGCCGCGCAGGATCCGCACCACCCGTAGTACCCGTAGCACCGGAAGGGCCCGCAGGCATCGCGCCTGCGGGCCCTTCGGGGTTGCTGGGGAGCCCGGTGTGCCGGGAGGGGCGCCGGTGACCGTTGCTTCCGTCCGGTCTGTTCGCCGCCGCCCGGGCCGTTCCTCCCGCCGGTCCGCCTGGCATCCCGGCGGGAGGGGCGCGTAGGGTCCGGTGCGTGCTCGATACGACGCCTCTCATCCTGGCCGTGGACCGATTCGCCGACCGGCTGCGTTCGGCCCCGCAGAGCCGCCTCCAGCGCGGTGCCGCCGCCGAGGCGCTGGCCGCCGCCCGCGAACTCGCCGTACGGGCCCAGCGCATCGAGAGCCCCGGTACGGAGCCGCGGGAGCTGCCGGACGCGGGGATGTTCGCCGTGGGCGACCAGCTCGCCGTCGCCGGGCGGGATCTGGCGGTGGCACTGGTGACGGCCCCGCCCGGAGAGCTGGACGAGGCCGTGCGATACGTCGAGGGGGCGGCGGCGCGGGCTTTCGCGTAGCCGCCGGGTCGGGCGGGCGGGGGCCCGCAGGGTCGCGGGGCCGCGGGGCTGGACGGGTGCCCGCCGGTCGGGCGGGACGGGGTCAGAACGAGGCGATGACGCGGTCCGCGAGGATGTAGACGTTCTCCTCGCCGCAGGAGAAGGTCAGGGCGTAGGCGCCCGAGACGCCCGAACCGCCCAGCAGCACCGGCTGCCGGCCCGCCCGCAGCGCGTCCGCGAGCCGCTCGGCCGTCTCACGGTGGCCGGGGGTCATACAGAGCGTGGTGCCGTCGGCGAAGACGTACACATCGAGCGTCCCCAGCGGGCCCGGCCGCACATCGGTCAGCTCGGTGGCCAGGTCGGCCAGCTCCTCCAGCCGGCTCACGGTGCGCTCGTGGTCGGTGACCACCGGCGTCTGTACGGGGACGAAGTCCGGGTGCGAGGGGTGGCGGCGGCGGGCCGCGGCCAGCTCGGGGGAGTCCTCGGGGTGGTCCGCGATCTCCGGCAGGTCCGTGAAGTCACCGCCGAACTCGCCCGCGAACTCGCCTGCGATGTCGGCCGTCTCGTGCTCCGCGAGGGTCCGCTCGCTCAGCTCGGCCAGCTCCTCCATCGCCTCGGCCGCCTCGATGTCCAGCGACTCCAGACCGGCGAAGTCGGACTGGCGCGGGAGGTAGAAGGGGGTCTCCTCACCGAGCACGGGCACCCCGCCCAGCAGCGAGGGGGCGTCCGCCGCGTCACGGGCCTCCTGGGCGGCCCAGAAGGCGCGCGCCTCGGCCAGCTCGCGCTCGCGCTCCTCGGCCAGCGCCTCGGCCACGGCCGCGCGTATCTCCTCCGCCGGGGTGGCGGTGTGACGGTTCTGCGGGGGCACCGACGCACCGAGAGCGCGCCCCTCGGCCAGCTCCGTGCGCAGGCCCGCGACCTGCTTGCGCAGCCCGTGAGCGGCATGCAGCGCGGCGGCGCCGACGGCCGTGGCAGCGGCGGTGGTCAGCAACAGGGCAAATGACATGGCGCTCACTGACAACTCCCGGTTTCAATCGATACCCCCGACTTCCTACATCAGCTTGGCCTGTACCCGTACCGGCTGTCAGTGCATTACGTCACGAAATGGACAGGTCTTTCGGTCCTGGGTTTAGCCCCAAAAGGCCGTGACCTGCGGAAACGACTCTCCCCCGGGACGCAGATCACATCCTGGGGGAGATTCGGTCACGGTCGGGGCTCGGCCGGATTCGGACACCCGGTGAGAAGGGAAGCCTGGGGCCGGTACGAGCCCCGTACGGGGCCTGGCTCAGTGCCCTCCGCTGCGGCTCAGCTCAGCCGCTCGTGCTGGTGGTCGCGCTGAGCCTCGCCTCCGCTGCGGGCAGGTGCCGCACTCGTACCTCGCACGACCCCTACCCTCCGCTGCGGCTCAGCTCAGCCGCTCGTGCTGGTGGTCGCGCTGAGCCTCGCCTCCGCTGCGGGCAGGTGCCGCACTCGTACCTCGCACGCCCCCTACCCTCCGCTGCGGCTCAGCTCAGCCGCTCGATCACCATCGCCATGCCCTGGCCGCCGCCCACGCACATCGTCTCCAGGCCGAACTGCTTGTCGTGGAACTGGAGGCTGTTGATCAGCGTGCCGGTGATGCGGGCGCCGGTCATGCCGAAGGGGTGGCCGACCGCGATCGCGCCGCCGTTGACGTTGACCTTCTCCAGCGGCAGGCCGAGGTCCCGGTAGGAGGGGATGACCTGGGCGGCGAACGCCTCGTTGATCTCTGCGAGGTCGATGTCGTCGATCGTCAGACCGGCCCGCTTCAGCGCCTGCTTGCTGGCTTCGACCGGGCCGTACCCCATGATCTCGGGGGAGAGGCCGGAGACGCCGGTGGAGACGATCCGGGCCAGCGGGGTCAGGCCCAGCTCCCGCGCCTTGGTGTCGGACATGATCACCAGGGCGGCGGCGCCGTCGTTGAGCGGGCAGCAGTTGCCCGCGGTGACCAGGCCGTCGGGGCGGAAGACCGGCTTCAGGCCCTGCACGCCCTCCAGGGTGACGCCCGCGCGCGGGCCGTCGTCCTTGGCGACGACCGTGCCGTCCGGGGTGGTGACGGGGGTGATCTCCCGCTCCCAGAAGCCGTTCTTCAGGGCCTCCTCGGCGAGGTTCTGCGACCGTACGCCGAACTCGTCCATCTCCTGGCGGCTGACGCCCTTGAACCGGGCCAGGTTCTCCGCCGTCTGCCCCATCGAGATGTACGCGTCCGGGACGAGGCCGTCCTCACGCGGGTCGTGCCAGCTCGCACCGGACTCCTCGGCGCGGGCGGCGGTGCGGGCCTCGGCGTCGGCGAAGAGCGGGTTGTGCGTGTCCGGGAGGCTGTCGGAGTTGCCCTTGGTGAAGCGGGACACCATCTCGACGCCCGCCGAGATGAAGACGTCGCCCTCGCCCGCCTTGATCGCGTGCAGCGCCATCCGGCTGGTCTGCAGCGAGGAGGAGCAGTAGCGGGTGACCGTACAGCCGGGAAGGTGGTCCATCCCCATCTGTACGGCGATGATGCGGCCCAGGTTGTTGCCCTGCTCGCCCCCGGGCAGACCGCAGCCCAGCATCAGGTCGTCGATGTCCTTCGGGTCCAGCTCGGGGACCTTGGCCAGCGCGGTCTGGATGATCGTGGCGGTCAGATCGTCCGCGCGCAGGTCCTTGAGGGACCCCTTGAAGGCGCGGCCGATCGGCGAACGGGCGGCAGAGACGATCACGGCTTCGGGCATCACGCGGCTCCATGAGGGCTGGAAAGCTGGGTGGACGAGAGAACTCCCCTGGAAGCTACCCGGGCGTATCGCCCGGGTCACCCGGCAGGCCGTGTGATGAGTGACTCTTTTCTAAGCGCTTGCTCAGGGCGGCCTGCCGGGGCTGGGGCTGGGGTCCGGGGCATCCGGCGTGGGCTCGGGGCGTCCCGTACGGTCCGGGCCGCCGGGCCCCGGCCCCTACGTGTGGCCGTGCGCCGCGTCCGGGTGCGAGGACGGTGCCGGTTCCGTCTGGGTGGAGGCGGGGAGGCGCCGCCGCCTGCGGTGCTTGAGGAGGGCCCAGGGGGCGCGGGCGCCCGTGACCTCCGTACCGGCCTCGCGGGCCGCCTGGGAGGCCGCCTTGGCCACCGGGAGGATGTCCTCGCGGCGCGCGCCGTCCAGCCGGTCCGACTCCGGCCACAAACCCAGCACCGCGCAGAGCGTCGGCAGCACCGCCATCGACGCCGTCGCGTACCCCTCGGCGGAGGGGTGGTAGTTGTCCGGCCCGAACAGCTCACGCGGGTTCGCCGCGAACTCCGGGCCCAGCAGGTCGCCCAGCGACACCGTGCGCCCGCCCTGCTCCACCGTCCCGATCGTCTGCGCGGCTGCCAGCTGCCGGCTCACCCGCCGGGCCAGCCAGCGCAGCGGCTGGTAGACCGGCTCGATCGTGCCCAGGTCCGGGCAGGTCCCCACGACCACCTCCGCCCCCGCCGTCCGCAGCCTGCGCACCGCCGTCGTCAGACAGCGCACCGACTGGGTGGCGGGCATGCGGTGGGTGACGTCGTTCGCACCGATCATGATCACGCAGACGTCCGGGGTGCGGGCCGGGTCCGCCAGCAGCAGCGAGACCTGCCGCTCCAGATCGTCCGACCTGGCCCCCGGCAGGGCCACGTTCCGCAGGTCCACCGGCCGCTCGGCCACCGCCGCGAGCCCCGAGGCGAGCAGCGCCCCCGGGGTCTGCCCGGCCCGCCGCACCCCCTGGCCCGCCGCCGTCGAGTCCCCGAGCATCCCGAGCCGCAGCGGATCGTTCGGGCCGGCGAACGCCACCCCGTACCGCCCGTCCGCGCTCGGCGGAACCGGGGCCGTACCGCCGCCCACCTGCCTCTTCGCGAGCTGGACCTCCGCCAGGAACACGCCGACGGCCGCCGCACCGATCAGTCCGATGCTCCCACCGCCGTAGGCCGCGCCCGCCGCGATCCGCCGTGCCACCCTTGCTCTCGACACAGTCCGGTCCACCTCCTCCTCGCCGTACCGCCCTACAACTACCTACCTGCCCCGCGAGGGGCGCCGCCCAATCGCACTGTCCGTCCCCGTCTCCGTACGCTCCGTGTCCGGCCTTCCTTTCCGGCCTCCTTTTCCGGGGGTGGAGGGCTTCCGTGCGCATCGTGCGGCCCGTACGCATACTCTGGGCCGGACCATCTCGGAGATCCCGGAGTACACGGTGCAATTCCACGATTCGCTGATCACTCTTGTCGGCAACACCCCGCTGGTGAGGCTGCGCAACGTCACGGCAGGCATCCAGGCGACCGTCCTGGCCAAGGTCGAGTACTTCAACCCCGGCGGGTCGGTGAAGGACCGCATCGCCCTGCGCATGATCGAGGCGGCCGAGCAGAGCGGCGAGCTGCAGCCCGGCGGCACGATCATCGAGCCGACCAGTGGCAACACGGGCGTCGGCCTGGCGATCGTCGCCCAGCAGAAGGGCTACAAGTGCATCTTCGTCTGCCCGGACAAGGTGTCCACGGACAAGATCAACGTGCTGCGCGCGTACGGCGCCGAGGTCGTCGTCTGCCCCAGCGCGGTCGACCCGGAGCACCCGGACTCGTACTACAACGTCTCCGACCGGCTGGTCGCCGAGACGCCGGGCTCCTGGAAGCCCGACCAGTACTCCAACCCGAACAACCCGCGCTCGCACTACGAGACCACCGGTCCTGAGCTGTGGGAGCAGACGGAGGGGAAGATCACCCACTTCGTCGCGGGCGTCGGCACTGGCGGCACGATCACCGGCACCGGGCGCTACCTCAAGGAGGTCAGCAACGGCGCCGTCAAGGTCATCGGCACCGACCCGGAGGGCTCGGTCTACTCCGGTGGCTCGGGTCGCCCGTATCTGGTCGAGGGCGTCGGTGAGGACTTCTGGCCCTCCGCCTACGACGCCGAGGTCACCGACGAGATCGTCGCGGTCTCCGACAAGGACACCTTCCAGATGACCCGCCGCCTCGCCAAGGAGGAGGGCCTGCTCGTCGGCGGCTCCTGCGGCATGGCGGTCGTCGGGGCCCTGGAGGTCGCCAGGCGGCTCGGCCCGGACGACGTGGTCGTGGTGCTGCTGCCCGACAGCGGCCGCGGCTACCTGAGCAAGATCTTCAACGACGAGTGGATGGCCGACTACGGCTTCCTGGAGGACACCAGCTCCTCCCCGCAGGTCAGCGCCGTGCTGAACTTCAAGGAGGGCCCGCTGCCCTCCCTCGTCCACATGCACCCGGACGAGACGGTCGGCCAGGCGATCGACGTCCTGCGGGAGTACGGCGTCTCCCAGATGCCGATCGTGAAGCCGGGCGCCGGACACCCCGACGTGATGGCCGCCGAGGTCATCGGCTCCGTCGTGGAACGGCAGCTGCTGGACGCCCTGTTCACCCAGCGCGCCTCCCTGACCGACCCGCTGGAGAAGCACATGTCGGCCCCGCTGCCGCAGGTCGGCTCCGGCGAGCCGGTCGAGGACCTGATGGCCGCCCTCAGCGGTGCCGATGGTGCCGACGCGGCGATCGTGCTCGTCGAGGGGAAGCCGAAGGGCGTCGTCAGCCGACAGGACGTGCTCGCGTTCCTCGCGAAGGACGCGGGCGTCGCGAAGGCCTGACCGGCCGTCGACGTCGACGTGCGGGCCCGGTCGGCCCCCGGCTCGCAGCCTGAGCCGCCCTCGGCACGCGGCCCGCGCTGCCACCGGCTCGCGCGCCTGACCGGCCGTCGGCGCTCGGACCCGTTCGGCCGTCGGTGCGTGGTCCGGACCGGCTGTCGGCTGCGGACCTGACCGGTCGGCCTCCGGCCCCGCAGGTCCGACCGGCCGTCCGTGCCCGGACCCGTTCGGTCGCCGTCCGGCCCCCGCAGGTCCGACCGGCGCGGCCCGCGCGGACCGGGCACCCGCGAAGGGCGGCCCGGGCTTCGCGAAAACGGTACGAGCACGTCACGTCGGCGCAGCACCCGCTTAACACGGCTCCGGCAGATTAGTGGGTGTCGGCAGGGAGACCAGCCGGCACCCAGAACGGCGACACCGGACTACGGAGCGGCTCCCGGACCTCCACCGTCGCCCGGACGCGGCCACCCGGCCCTGACCCGGACCGCGTCCCTCGCGGGGACCGCCGTCGTCCCGCCCCCCGGGCCACCGGGGGTGCGGCGGCCCCCGCGACATACCTCACCGTGCGGCCGGACCCCTCGTGGGCCCGGCCGCACGGCCGTTCCCGCCCGCCCGCGCGCCCGCCCACG is a genomic window containing:
- a CDS encoding SGNH/GDSL hydrolase family protein, which encodes MARRIAAGAAYGGGSIGLIGAAAVGVFLAEVQLAKRQVGGGTAPVPPSADGRYGVAFAGPNDPLRLGMLGDSTAAGQGVRRAGQTPGALLASGLAAVAERPVDLRNVALPGARSDDLERQVSLLLADPARTPDVCVIMIGANDVTHRMPATQSVRCLTTAVRRLRTAGAEVVVGTCPDLGTIEPVYQPLRWLARRVSRQLAAAQTIGTVEQGGRTVSLGDLLGPEFAANPRELFGPDNYHPSAEGYATASMAVLPTLCAVLGLWPESDRLDGARREDILPVAKAASQAAREAGTEVTGARAPWALLKHRRRRRLPASTQTEPAPSSHPDAAHGHT
- a CDS encoding ABC transporter ATP-binding protein; the protein is MTTTPTVHRTTTVAARATELSKVYGEGETQVVALDRVTVDFPQGEFTAIMGPSGSGKSTLMHCVAGLDSFSSGSVRIGETELSTLKDKQLTQLRRDKIGFIFQAFNLLPTLTALENITLPMDIAGRKPDAAWLQKVIDMVGLSERLKHRPTELSGGQQQRVAVARALASQPEIIFGDEPTGNLDSRSGAEVLGFLRNSVRELGQTVVMVTHDPVAASYADRVIFLADGAVVDQMIQPTADRVLDRMKAFDAKGRTS
- a CDS encoding SAM-dependent methyltransferase, translated to MARAASRLTALAEELLSEPLPVRIRAWDGSESGPPGAPVLVIRHRRALRRLLWKPGELGLARAWVAGEIDVEGDLYELLDRVAGLLWERGADAKDAVHPVRDPAVRAFAAGLLKLAGPWPPPAPPVEEVRRRTGPLHTRRRDKEAISHHYDVGNDFYALVLGPSMVYSCAYWEDGGTLEEAQRDKLDLVCRKLALKEGDRLLDVGCGWGSMAIHAAREYGARVTGITLSREQAAHARKRIAEEGLTDRIEIRVQDYRDVADGPYDAISSIGMAEHVGSVRYREYADVLFALLKPGGRLLNHQIARRPEKDEDAYRIDEFIDSYVFPDGELAPVGRTLSLLEEAGFEARDVQALREHYALTLRHWVANLERHWEEAVRATSPGRARVWRLYMAASALSFERNRIGVNQILAVRPQDGGSARLPLRSRAWTEKPGADPYA
- a CDS encoding Bax inhibitor-1/YccA family protein, which translates into the protein MRSSNPVFSRRGFSRDNGHASFNAAPQAGAATAGTNPFAQGTAANPYATNPYAQGTQPGAPAPARTDAMTIDDVVTRTAMTLGLVVVAAAIAWWTMPVDEGNLGTAYGVAIGAAIIGFVLSLVNSFKRRPSPPLILLYAAFEGVFLGIVSNIVSVYVAPGAAMQAVLGTMAVFAGVLIAYRTGLIRVTRRFYGFVMAAAIGFMLLMMVNLLFAVFGGGDGLGFRSGTLGIIFGIVAIVIGACILALNFKQVEDGIAYGAPREEAWLAAFGLTVTLVWIYIEMLRLVAILSGDD
- a CDS encoding ABC transporter permease, whose protein sequence is MFRTALRNVLAHKARLLMTVLAVMLGVAFVSGTLVFTDTLGNAFRNQSAKSYDDVAVAVETHAGGRDDKTPGLDAATLDKIRAVDGVASVTGRVSGFAGVADPDGKLIGNGWSNTGGNFAPGDDGKDSAYDFTQGGGPVKAGQIALDQDTAAKGKYRVGDPVRVATNGPVKEYTLSGVFTTEDGAVNAGGSLVLFDTATAQNLYLKPGVFQNATVAADAGASDQKLLDAITPLLPEEATAQTGKALADEQAKQIESGLTSLNTMLLAFAGIALFVGIFLIANTFTMLVAQRTRELALMRAIGASRRQIKRSVLIEAAVVGLLASVIGFLLGLGLATGLRSAMGLLGGKIPAGPLVVSTTAVVSAFAVGILITVLAAWLPARRAAKIAPVAAMSSVHATATVKSLVVRNSIGGFIALAGAVGIVAGAGTGGTNGRYLVAAGAFLALIGIIILIPLLSRPVIALVRPLLKKLFGVSGKLASQNAVRNPRRTGATASALAIGLTLVTGISVLGVTLGQAIDKMTTDNIKADYMVTMASGDSLDESALTALSKADGVSAISPQQAAWFEVDGEYQSASGVNPGDVEKVFSLDTVSGSLASLKDGQVAVGAKTAKTNGWKTGDTLPVKFDDDKKGEITIGAVYKENDFLSTFVIPKEMADRHSASSRPEIREIWIKADGGASKANEQSIVDALGDNPAMSVMDRQDIRDMFGGFINTALNIMYGLLAMALLIAVLGVVNTLAMSVFERQQEIGMLRAIGLDRRRVKRMIRLEAVVISVFGAVIGVGLGVFLGWAIGQTLADDIPGYALVIPWDRLAVFLALAGLVGVLASLWPARSAAKLNMLTAIKTE
- a CDS encoding acetyl-CoA C-acetyltransferase, with the protein product MPEAVIVSAARSPIGRAFKGSLKDLRADDLTATIIQTALAKVPELDPKDIDDLMLGCGLPGGEQGNNLGRIIAVQMGMDHLPGCTVTRYCSSSLQTSRMALHAIKAGEGDVFISAGVEMVSRFTKGNSDSLPDTHNPLFADAEARTAARAEESGASWHDPREDGLVPDAYISMGQTAENLARFKGVSRQEMDEFGVRSQNLAEEALKNGFWEREITPVTTPDGTVVAKDDGPRAGVTLEGVQGLKPVFRPDGLVTAGNCCPLNDGAAALVIMSDTKARELGLTPLARIVSTGVSGLSPEIMGYGPVEASKQALKRAGLTIDDIDLAEINEAFAAQVIPSYRDLGLPLEKVNVNGGAIAVGHPFGMTGARITGTLINSLQFHDKQFGLETMCVGGGQGMAMVIERLS